A genomic stretch from Aquila chrysaetos chrysaetos chromosome 1, bAquChr1.4, whole genome shotgun sequence includes:
- the LOC115339084 gene encoding translation initiation factor IF-2-like, with amino-acid sequence MEEGGMLPRSETLTVRGAPGERKKCSPGCGEAVPGSARPAVPVARRARKPREGRPVLGGAGRRRSPGGRGEAAAARRGGQPGRARRLPRPSRNSPAAIGEPGRGRGGQGRAPDPAAAAAASPPTPPAVLSRPCRLPRGRRSLPAGGIPVRRIADRRPGLRRPPFHPGATWAPGGRPWASAGQAAGASDPRSHAEPCRHGSSESESEACPWRACGMRCPSRPVCPSEWVRFGEKFFTSALKAVVRPVSHRRFAGSPFRERMEWTQVELTSKSYFC; translated from the exons atggaggagggagggatgctgccGCGCTCGGAGACTTTGACCGTGCGAGGTGCcccaggggaaagaaaaaagtgcagcCCGGGGTGTGGCGAGGCCGTGCCCGGCTCCGCTCGCCCCGCCGTGCCGGTGGCCCGACGGGCGAGGAAGCCCCGGGAAGGGCGGCCGGTCCTTGGCGGGGCTGGGCGCCGCCGGTccccgggcgggcggggagaGGCGGCTGCCGCCCGCCGAGGGGGCCAGCCTGGCCGGGCTCGCCGCCTGCCCCGGCCCTCCCGCAACTCCCCCGCAGCCATCGGCGAGCCGGggcgcggccgcggcgggcAGGGGAGAGCCCCGGACCCCGCGGCTGCGGCGGCTGCGAGCCCTCCGACCCCCCCGGCCGTGCTCAGCCGTCCCTGCCGGctcccccgcggccgccggTCCCTGCCGGCGGGGGGGATACCGGTGCGGCGCATCGCGGACCGCCGGCCGGGGCTCCGCCGCCCGCCCTTCCACCCGGGCGCTACCTGGGCTCCAGGCGGGCGTCCCTGGGCGTCGGCGGGGCAGGCTGCGGGGGCTTCAGACCCGCGCTCGCACGCCGAGCCCTGCCGGCATGGGTCTTCGGAGAGCGAATCTGAGGCCTGCCCTTGGAGGGCTTGCGGGAtgag gTGCCCATCAAGACCGGTTTGTCCTAGTGAATGGGTGAGATTTGGAGAAAAGTTCTTTACCTCAGCCCTTAAGGCAGTTGTTAGGCCTGTGAGTCACCGCAGATTTGCGGGATCTCCGTTTAGAGAGAGGATGGAGTGGACGCAGGTTGAACTAACAAGCAAGAGTTATTTTTGTTAG